TAGGAAACATTCAAATGCTTGATGCGAAACATCACGCTTGAATGAATATTATCTACCGCGTATGGATTAAGCACAGCATCGGTTGCCGGGATAGGGGAAAGTAACAGCGAAGTCAATAATGCAATCATCTCTAACCTCCTGAGTAATGTTGCTGACAGGACCATTCCTGCAACAACCTGAACAAACTATTCTGATCGAATGGCTTCCAGCAAATCGATCAGTGCCTGCAATTGCGATGCACTGAGCATCTTCAATTGTTCCTGGTGTTTTTTTCGAATTGGCTGATCCAGACTATCCAGCAGTTTCAAGCCTTTCGCTGTGATTCGCGTGGTGACGACTCGACGATCAACTGTGGAGCGTTCCCGTTTTGCCAGGCCGGTTTTCTCCAGACGATCGAGCAGCCTGGTCAGATCAGGATCGTACGCGACCATTTGTTCTGCAATGTCATTGCAGGAAACGCCAGCCTCGCCATGCCCGCGCAGAATACGGAGTACGTTATACTGGCTGCCGGTTATCCCCTTTTCCTTCATCAGGTTGATGAAAGATCGGGAAAGATGCTCTGCCGTCCGCATGATGTTGAGGTACACTTCCTCTTCGATCAGGTCGAACGGCTTCTTTTTGCATAACTCAACCTGTAATTTACCAGCCATACAGGTATATTATTCGTTATGAGGAATATTGTCAAGAGGAGTATTATTGCGATGCCGTGGAGCACGATTGTATCGTGCTATGCTCTCTGCATCGGAAATTCCTTTCACGATGCAATCGTGACCCACGATCTACCGAACGATCGAATCCCACAACCAGCCTCGAGTGGCTGCAGCAACTGTGAGGATCAAGCCGGTCATCAGTAACATCATGATGTGAGACGGATGATCATTTCACCACTGGGCAACCTGACGCCAGGATCGCTGATAGCCTGGCCGGCGACGAACAGAAACGGGCAAGCCGTTCGACCAGCGCTGCAGAGCGCGATGGGAATCTTTCCACGCTTCACGCCCAGCAAACCAGTCTTGCCATCTTCGGTAGCTTCGAAAGTGATTTGAAAGCCAAGTCCATCGACATAAAACTGCCGGGCTGTTGCAAGGTAATCGACAGGAAGTATGGGGACGGCACGTTCCAAATCTTGCTCCGGAACAGACACTAGACCACTCGATCAATATGCTCAAGGCTCAGAACACGATCCAGCCGATCAGAGAGGAAGTCCAAAAGTGGAGGCAATGTATCTGTCCATTGAACCTTGGTTTGTGCTTTTCTGCGGTAAACTTTAAGCATGCCGATATCGGTTTTGAACGTTCGCAATGGCCTCAAGTCAATGATCTCTTTGACTCCATCTGGCAATGGTTCACCTAATAGTCTGATCGAGCAATAACCTTTTGGTCGTAGTGACAAAATGCCACTGCAACCATCTATACAAATGCTCTGTCCACCACCGTAACTTTTTGGATAACCTTCAATCTGATAGGAATAGTCAAACTGCAGCAACTCGTAATCTCGTTGAATGGCTTTGAGTAATTCGGAAGCCGCTGCAAATAGCTCATTGCCCTTGCGATAAACCAGTGATCCTTTCGGGATTCCACCAGCAACAGTATAATTCTCAAACACACCAAACGCTTTGGTGAAAGCTCGCCCTTCTACAAATCCCGGTCCTGCCGTCAACATCCAATCACGATGGGTGATTTGAATACGATGGGAAACATCGCCATCACGAATGATCGTTGCTGAATCCGAGGACATACATTTCTTCACATTATGGTGGTTAGGTTCTTAACACTGTTACACATGTCGCTAATCTGAACACCCTTCTGCCAAGGAAGATGGGAGAACGAAACTCTTATTCTGTTAGACGTTCTTCTCCACCAACGCTTTCATCTTGCTGAGTCCCTTTTCGAAATCTTTGCCAATC
This is a stretch of genomic DNA from Planctomycetia bacterium. It encodes these proteins:
- a CDS encoding MarR family transcriptional regulator → MAGKLQVELCKKKPFDLIEEEVYLNIMRTAEHLSRSFINLMKEKGITGSQYNVLRILRGHGEAGVSCNDIAEQMVAYDPDLTRLLDRLEKTGLAKRERSTVDRRVVTTRITAKGLKLLDSLDQPIRKKHQEQLKMLSASQLQALIDLLEAIRSE